One window from the genome of Aricia agestis chromosome 6, ilAriAges1.1, whole genome shotgun sequence encodes:
- the LOC121727867 gene encoding zwei Ig domain protein zig-8-like isoform X1 codes for MSTMRAPGAQLTLSLVVFIALMGFFDESRGSPLYGEDSYGSFPYFEYNVPRNVTTVVGQPAFLHCRVEQLGDKAVSWIRKRDLHILTAGILTYTSDQRFQVIRPDKSENWTLQIKFPQERDAGIYECQVNTEPKMSLAFQLNVVEAKAKILGPVDLYVKAGSRLSLTCVMSQGPHDLGTVYWYKDSTLLEYKDIDQTEEEIAEKQRLRQKTEWTEQLTSHLTIEKVVPGDSGNYSCVPTLAESASVIVHVISGEHPAAMQHGNVNSASFCTVSINLVFSLYCTIATLYTSILDAYR; via the exons GCTCGCCATTGTACGGGGAGGACAGCTACGGGTCGTTCCCGTACTTCGAGTACAACGTGCCTCGGAACGTGACCACCGTGGTCGGCCAGCCCGCCTTCCTGCACTGCCGCGTCGAGCAACTGGGAGATAAAGCT GTATCATGGATAAGAAAACGTGATCTTCATATCTTGACGGCCGGCATACTCACCTACACATCTGATCAAAGATTCCAG GTCATCAGACCAGATAAGTCGGAAAACTGGACTCTGCAGATCAAATTTCCGCAAGAGCGCGACGCCGGCATCTACGAATGCCAAGTCAACACCGAACCGAAAATGTCTTTGGCATTCCAACTCAACGTTGTTG AAGCAAAGGCGAAGATCCTGGGTCCCGTGGACCTGTACGTGAAGGCGGGCAGCCGGCTGTCGCTGACGTGCGTGATGAGCCAGGGTCCGCACGACCTAGGCACTGTTTATTGGTATAAGG ACTCAACGTTACTAGAATATAAAGATATCGACCAAACGGAGGAGGAGATTGCGGAGAAGCAGCGTCTACGGCAGAAGACCGAGTGGACTGAGCAGCTGACGTCACACCTGACCATCGAGAAGGTGGTCCCCGGAGACAGCGGCAACTACAGCTGCGTGCCCACCCTCGCAGAATCCGCCTCTGTCATCGTGCACGTTATAAGCG GTGAGCACCCCGCAGCAATGCAACACGGCAACGTCAACTCCGCATCGTTCTGCACAGTCTCTATAAACTTAGTGTTCTCTCTGTACTGCACGATCGCTACTCTGTACACAAGTATACTAGACGCCTACAGATGA
- the LOC121727867 gene encoding zwei Ig domain protein zig-8-like isoform X2, with amino-acid sequence MSTMRAPGAQLTLSLVVFIALMGFFDESRGSPLYGEDSYGSFPYFEYNVPRNVTTVVGQPAFLHCRVEQLGDKAVSWIRKRDLHILTAGILTYTSDQRFQVIRPDKSENWTLQIKFPQERDAGIYECQVNTEPKMSLAFQLNVVAKAKILGPVDLYVKAGSRLSLTCVMSQGPHDLGTVYWYKDSTLLEYKDIDQTEEEIAEKQRLRQKTEWTEQLTSHLTIEKVVPGDSGNYSCVPTLAESASVIVHVISGEHPAAMQHGNVNSASFCTVSINLVFSLYCTIATLYTSILDAYR; translated from the exons GCTCGCCATTGTACGGGGAGGACAGCTACGGGTCGTTCCCGTACTTCGAGTACAACGTGCCTCGGAACGTGACCACCGTGGTCGGCCAGCCCGCCTTCCTGCACTGCCGCGTCGAGCAACTGGGAGATAAAGCT GTATCATGGATAAGAAAACGTGATCTTCATATCTTGACGGCCGGCATACTCACCTACACATCTGATCAAAGATTCCAG GTCATCAGACCAGATAAGTCGGAAAACTGGACTCTGCAGATCAAATTTCCGCAAGAGCGCGACGCCGGCATCTACGAATGCCAAGTCAACACCGAACCGAAAATGTCTTTGGCATTCCAACTCAACGTTGTTG CAAAGGCGAAGATCCTGGGTCCCGTGGACCTGTACGTGAAGGCGGGCAGCCGGCTGTCGCTGACGTGCGTGATGAGCCAGGGTCCGCACGACCTAGGCACTGTTTATTGGTATAAGG ACTCAACGTTACTAGAATATAAAGATATCGACCAAACGGAGGAGGAGATTGCGGAGAAGCAGCGTCTACGGCAGAAGACCGAGTGGACTGAGCAGCTGACGTCACACCTGACCATCGAGAAGGTGGTCCCCGGAGACAGCGGCAACTACAGCTGCGTGCCCACCCTCGCAGAATCCGCCTCTGTCATCGTGCACGTTATAAGCG GTGAGCACCCCGCAGCAATGCAACACGGCAACGTCAACTCCGCATCGTTCTGCACAGTCTCTATAAACTTAGTGTTCTCTCTGTACTGCACGATCGCTACTCTGTACACAAGTATACTAGACGCCTACAGATGA